The Daucus carota subsp. sativus chromosome 2, DH1 v3.0, whole genome shotgun sequence genome includes a window with the following:
- the LOC108206495 gene encoding mediator of RNA polymerase II transcription subunit 10b isoform X2 encodes MDSLAPSGGGGGNGVVSPTETTTATSSQDPKQNLDETINSIQKSLGLLHQLYLTVSSFNLASQPHLLQRLNNLVLELDNMSKLSEKCNIDVPMEVLNLIDDGKNPDEFTREVLNKCIAKNQITKGKADALKGLRKHLLEELDQSFPDEVETYREIRSASAAVS; translated from the exons ATGGACTCCCTGGCACCCtccggcggcggcggcggcaaCGGCGTCGTTTCGCCCACCgaaacaacaacagcaacatcaTCACAAGATCCTAAACAAAACCTAGATGAAACCATCAATTCAATTCAAAAATCCCTGGGATTGCTTCACCAGCTCTATCTCACCGTCTCTTCTTTCAATCTCGCTTCTCAACCGCATCTCCTTCAACGCCT GAATAACCTTGTGTTGGAACTTGATAACATGTCGAAATTGTCGGAGAAGTGCAACATTGATGTGCCTATGGAAGTGTTGAA tttgaTTGATGATGGGAAGAATCCGGATGAGTTTACGAGGGAGGTGTTGAATAAATGTATTGCCAAGAATCAGATTACCAAAGGCAAGGCTGATGCGTTGAAG GGTTTGAGAAAGCATCTTCTTGAAGAGCTTGACCAATCATTTCCTGATGAAGTAGAAACTTATCGAGAGATACGTTCTGCATCTGCTGCTGTAAGTTAA
- the LOC108206495 gene encoding mediator of RNA polymerase II transcription subunit 10b isoform X1, translating into MDSLAPSGGGGGNGVVSPTETTTATSSQDPKQNLDETINSIQKSLGLLHQLYLTVSSFNLASQPHLLQRLNNLVLELDNMSKLSEKCNIDVPMEVLNLIDDGKNPDEFTREVLNKCIAKNQITKGKADALKGLRKHLLEELDQSFPDEVETYREIRSASAAEAKRVAQAQSMLPNGDVKVKSEV; encoded by the exons ATGGACTCCCTGGCACCCtccggcggcggcggcggcaaCGGCGTCGTTTCGCCCACCgaaacaacaacagcaacatcaTCACAAGATCCTAAACAAAACCTAGATGAAACCATCAATTCAATTCAAAAATCCCTGGGATTGCTTCACCAGCTCTATCTCACCGTCTCTTCTTTCAATCTCGCTTCTCAACCGCATCTCCTTCAACGCCT GAATAACCTTGTGTTGGAACTTGATAACATGTCGAAATTGTCGGAGAAGTGCAACATTGATGTGCCTATGGAAGTGTTGAA tttgaTTGATGATGGGAAGAATCCGGATGAGTTTACGAGGGAGGTGTTGAATAAATGTATTGCCAAGAATCAGATTACCAAAGGCAAGGCTGATGCGTTGAAG GGTTTGAGAAAGCATCTTCTTGAAGAGCTTGACCAATCATTTCCTGATGAAGTAGAAACTTATCGAGAGATACGTTCTGCATCTGCTGCT GAAGCTAAACGGGTCGCCCAAGCGCAAAGTATGTTGCCAAATGGGGATGTTAAGGTTAAATCTGAGGTATAG